A genomic window from Besnoitia besnoiti strain Bb-Ger1 chromosome Unknown contig00127, whole genome shotgun sequence includes:
- a CDS encoding cytochrome c oxidase subunit iii subfamily protein (encoded by transcript BESB_022130), producing the protein MDIINPCTVCTYLTPQFKQNCSFSGLKYDMKRSYKPVHWYGVIWNTEDDSGYEIQTTKFFMIAVHHHPTGLLKTAKSVGFQYPTTLRLFHIGYVLGVIYGFLFSLILTARENYYSDASLISSIVLGVIISETGLFISFFWGVYTTSWTTGLDLEGLCLPDPSSLVLFMTIMLSALSIVVSSVYLKNQHLYTSCTNIMTFTLVVAFLMLVSYYAVLKVIPSKTGGLLVFMSSLINLALYLKFEL; encoded by the exons atggacataattaatccttgtacggtttgtacctacttgactcctcagtttaagcagaactgtagtttctcgggactaaa gtacgatatgaagcggagttacaaaccggttcactggtatggagttatctgg aatactgaagatgactccggttatgagatacagacaaccaagttctttatgattgcagtacaccaccaccccactggactgcttaagacagctaaaagtgttggatttcaatatcctactacattaagattattccacatcggttatgttctaggcgtaatatatggattcttgttctcactcatcttaacagcgagagaaaactactactcagatgctagtctaatcagtagcatcgtacttggagttatcatctctgagacaggattatttatcagctttttctggggagtatatactacgagttggactactggtttagatcttgaaggtctttgtttaccggatccaagttctcttgtgcttttcatgaccatcatgttaagtgcattaagtatagtggtatccagcgtatatttgaaaaaccaacatttgtatacaagctgtacgaatatcatgacattcactttggtagtcgccttcttaatgttagtct catattatgcggtgttaaaagtaatcccatccaaaaccggtggtttgttagtatttatgtcctctctcattaacttagctctttatctgaaattcgagctttga